A genome region from Dolichospermum compactum NIES-806 includes the following:
- a CDS encoding inorganic phosphate transporter, which yields MELQTAIVALLVFYVAWNLGANDVANAMGTSVGSGAITLKQAIIIAGVLEFLGAVLFGQEVTSTLGTKIANPVLFATIPQTLVMGMISVLLTAGIWLQIATARGLPVSSSHGIVGAIAGFSWVALGVEAIDWSSIGLITIGWILTPIISGAIASSLYSLIQQWIFNQPQPLSQLQEWIPWLSTLLLSVFGIIVLPTITQPLSQFLLTEGKFNVPAHDITLFIGGIAVISLTLISWRQLVNSQIDNKIQGLFARFQVLSACFVAFAHGSNDVGNAIAPLAVISYINHQGKVPSDKLPITLWILVLGAIGIVAGLAVWGKKVIATIGENIISLEPSSGFCAELATAITILLASRLGLPVSTSHALVGGVVGIGLVQNIKSIKFATIQNIAAAWLITIPISVALSATIFTTIMVIFKALNWH from the coding sequence ATGGAACTGCAAACTGCGATAGTCGCTCTTTTAGTCTTCTATGTCGCCTGGAATTTGGGTGCAAATGATGTTGCTAATGCGATGGGGACTTCTGTGGGTTCTGGGGCGATTACCCTGAAACAGGCAATTATTATTGCTGGGGTGTTAGAGTTTCTTGGCGCTGTCTTGTTTGGACAAGAGGTAACGTCTACTCTGGGTACGAAAATTGCGAATCCGGTTTTATTTGCGACGATACCACAAACTTTAGTGATGGGGATGATTTCGGTACTGCTAACGGCTGGGATTTGGCTACAAATTGCCACAGCTAGGGGTTTACCGGTTTCTTCGTCTCATGGGATTGTGGGGGCGATCGCTGGCTTTAGTTGGGTAGCATTGGGAGTAGAGGCAATAGATTGGTCATCCATTGGTTTAATTACCATAGGCTGGATTTTAACACCGATAATTAGTGGAGCGATCGCCAGTAGTTTGTATAGTCTGATTCAACAATGGATTTTTAACCAACCCCAACCTCTCTCCCAGCTACAAGAATGGATTCCCTGGTTAAGTACATTGCTATTGAGTGTATTTGGCATTATCGTTCTGCCGACAATCACTCAACCCTTGAGCCAGTTCTTACTCACAGAGGGAAAATTTAATGTTCCCGCTCACGACATTACCCTATTCATTGGTGGAATCGCCGTAATTAGCTTGACCTTGATCAGTTGGCGACAATTGGTAAATAGTCAAATTGACAATAAAATCCAAGGATTATTTGCCAGATTTCAAGTGCTGAGTGCTTGCTTTGTGGCTTTTGCTCACGGTTCTAATGATGTTGGGAATGCGATCGCTCCTCTAGCAGTAATTTCCTACATTAACCACCAAGGTAAAGTTCCCAGTGATAAACTCCCCATTACCTTGTGGATTCTCGTTCTCGGTGCGATCGGCATTGTGGCAGGTTTAGCCGTTTGGGGCAAAAAAGTTATTGCTACAATAGGCGAAAATATTATTTCCTTAGAACCTAGTAGCGGATTTTGCGCCGAACTAGCCACAGCCATCACCATCTTATTAGCTTCCCGCTTAGGTTTACCAGTCTCTACCTCCCATGCCCTTGTCGGTGGAGTTGTGGGCATTGGACTGGTACAAAACATTAAATCAATCAAATTTGCCACTATCCAAAATATCGCCGCCGCTTGGTTAATTACCATTCCCATCAGCGTCGCCCTCAGTGCCACTATTTTTACTACTATTATGGTAATTTTCAAAGCATTAAACTGGCACTAG
- a CDS encoding EamA family transporter, which translates to MGRFEKRPENPRIRGELSRAAENALWDVVEDLENLQQNLLRSLQEDVKRLETEKNRLSGDIQRLIEEKENLQQSRQITEQQVLIRQLAEVLAKHISSQLQSSLKTLATQAVEHDSSDLSALQNAQLNNNAINELGQNVTNMLDSLDDRVTIAFNSLLQELKNYQGDLSQQLSRMYSQQHQGEAILAEFVNRLRSEVEKNRDANSVKTTTGGAPTVLQLSDNLRGEAITHQNGSSEKSSQRIIVEPVALIPHEGHGDSTSAANAVILSSPLDNTPKPSSFVNPDLPTVIPDNKTPESSSFVNSDLPTVIPDNKTPESSSFVNSDLPTVIPDNKTPESSSFVSLDPSAADKVPESSSFGNPDTPSADPNSELGAILTSKVLTAPSLGDTKPEPLSVLTPNLPTGRPPTPKLRRETTPRQPTKPEEPITPKQQIAPRQQRSQTSPNWSQLQIGFLFIALSTVVSSLYNVAIKAIFFTASNPLGGLPTQQLIFPTLGNIFLILMLRLLVVVPLMLLLSPILHPPIWQELENLFASLRANATPTQKKTKQALFLSVVSGCLLFLSQVFIYIAIGEVRTGMAIALFFIYPVMSVFLSWFLFQERPNLLVTGAMAAIFCGELLVLGSQSVGVNNTSLGSTTAILSGIAFAIYVILTRICATKLKLHPVSLTLINFTTMLLLSFICLIIPLPGNLGLAISSSNVLELVLSAFILGVLTLCGYLFNNFGIRKLGSPFSSLIGATVPILTVIFAGIMLQESLDIVQVIGVILVTLGAASISWKKTPNQVQASK; encoded by the coding sequence ATGGGGCGATTTGAGAAGCGACCAGAAAACCCACGCATTAGAGGTGAGCTATCCAGAGCGGCAGAAAATGCTCTATGGGATGTAGTTGAAGATCTAGAAAATCTTCAACAAAATCTGCTGAGGTCGTTGCAGGAAGATGTAAAACGGCTAGAAACTGAAAAAAATCGCTTATCTGGCGATATTCAACGGTTAATTGAGGAAAAAGAAAATCTACAACAATCCCGGCAAATCACTGAACAGCAAGTATTAATCCGTCAATTAGCAGAAGTTTTAGCCAAACATATATCTTCCCAATTACAATCCTCACTGAAAACTTTAGCTACTCAAGCCGTAGAGCATGACTCTTCTGATTTATCTGCGCTGCAAAATGCTCAACTAAACAATAATGCTATTAATGAACTCGGACAGAATGTCACTAATATGTTAGACAGTCTGGATGATAGGGTAACTATTGCTTTTAATTCACTATTACAAGAACTCAAAAATTATCAAGGTGATCTTTCCCAACAGTTGTCACGGATGTATAGCCAACAACATCAAGGGGAAGCAATACTAGCAGAATTTGTGAATCGGTTGCGAAGTGAAGTAGAAAAAAATCGAGATGCTAACTCTGTTAAAACAACCACAGGTGGCGCACCTACAGTTCTACAACTATCTGATAATCTGCGTGGCGAAGCTATAACTCATCAAAATGGTTCTTCGGAAAAATCCTCACAAAGAATTATTGTTGAACCAGTTGCTTTGATTCCTCATGAAGGACACGGTGATTCTACATCAGCAGCGAATGCGGTGATATTATCTTCACCACTAGATAACACTCCTAAACCCAGTTCTTTCGTAAATCCAGATTTACCAACAGTCATACCAGACAATAAAACACCTGAATCCAGTTCTTTCGTAAATTCAGATTTACCAACAGTCATACCAGACAATAAAACACCTGAATCCAGTTCTTTCGTAAATTCAGATTTACCAACAGTCATACCAGACAATAAAACACCTGAATCTAGTTCTTTTGTAAGTCTAGATCCATCGGCCGCAGATAAAGTGCCTGAAAGTAGTTCTTTCGGAAATCCAGATACACCATCAGCAGATCCAAATTCTGAACTTGGTGCTATTTTGACTTCTAAGGTATTAACAGCGCCCTCCCTGGGAGATACCAAACCTGAACCACTTTCTGTTTTAACTCCTAATTTACCCACAGGAAGACCGCCAACACCAAAATTAAGACGGGAAACAACTCCTAGACAACCAACAAAGCCTGAAGAACCAATTACACCCAAACAACAAATAGCTCCCAGACAACAAAGATCCCAGACATCTCCTAATTGGTCACAGTTGCAGATAGGGTTTCTGTTTATTGCTTTATCTACAGTGGTTTCGTCTCTTTACAACGTAGCAATTAAAGCGATTTTCTTTACGGCTTCTAATCCCTTGGGAGGATTACCAACACAACAGTTAATCTTTCCGACATTGGGGAATATTTTCTTGATTTTGATGCTGCGTCTATTAGTGGTTGTGCCATTAATGTTACTTTTATCACCTATATTACATCCTCCTATTTGGCAAGAATTAGAGAATTTATTTGCTTCATTGAGAGCAAACGCAACGCCTACTCAGAAGAAAACTAAACAGGCTCTATTTTTGTCAGTAGTTAGCGGTTGTTTATTATTTTTATCCCAGGTATTTATTTACATTGCTATTGGTGAAGTAAGAACAGGAATGGCGATCGCCCTCTTCTTTATCTATCCAGTCATGAGCGTGTTTCTGTCCTGGTTTCTATTTCAGGAACGTCCTAATCTACTAGTTACTGGAGCAATGGCAGCAATTTTTTGTGGTGAATTATTAGTTTTAGGTAGTCAGTCGGTAGGGGTGAATAACACCTCATTAGGCAGCACCACAGCCATTCTATCCGGGATCGCATTTGCAATTTACGTCATTCTCACCAGGATATGTGCCACTAAACTCAAGTTACATCCCGTATCTTTGACTTTAATTAACTTTACGACCATGTTGTTATTAAGTTTTATCTGCTTAATAATTCCATTACCCGGTAATTTAGGTTTAGCAATTAGCTCATCTAACGTCCTTGAATTGGTATTAAGTGCGTTTATATTAGGTGTCTTAACTTTGTGCGGTTACTTATTCAATAATTTTGGCATTCGTAAACTAGGTTCTCCATTTTCCTCTTTAATTGGAGCAACAGTCCCGATTTTAACCGTAATTTTCGCCGGGATCATGCTGCAAGAATCTCTAGATATTGTCCAAGTTATCGGAGTTATCTTAGTGACCCTTGGTGCAGCAAGTATTAGCTGGAAAAAAACACCTAATCAGGTACAAGCATCTAAATAG
- the hetR gene encoding heterocyst differentiation master regulator HetR has protein sequence MTNDIDLIKRLGPSAMDQIMLYLAFSAMRTSGHRHGAFLDAAATAAKCAIYMTYLEQGQNLRMTGHLHHLEPKRVKIIVEEVRLALTEGKLLKMLGSQEPRYLIQLPYAWMEKYPWIPGRSRVPGTSLTSDEKKQIEQKLPDNLPDAKLVTSFEFMELIDFLHKRSQEELPPSHQMPLSEALAEHIKRRLLYSGTVTRIDCPWGMPFYALTRPFYAPADDQERTYTMVEDTARYFRMMKYWAERKPNTMRAVEELDIPPDWIEPAMEELDEIIRSWGDKYHKEGGVPMILQMVVGNKDE, from the coding sequence ATGACCAACGACATCGATCTGATCAAGCGTCTTGGACCTAGTGCGATGGATCAGATCATGCTTTATCTGGCCTTCAGTGCGATGCGTACAAGTGGCCATAGGCATGGAGCATTTTTAGATGCAGCCGCAACAGCAGCCAAGTGTGCAATTTACATGACCTATTTAGAGCAAGGACAAAACCTGCGAATGACTGGGCATTTGCACCACCTTGAGCCAAAACGAGTGAAAATCATTGTTGAAGAAGTCAGACTTGCTTTAACTGAAGGCAAACTTCTCAAAATGCTGGGTTCACAAGAACCGCGCTATCTGATTCAACTTCCCTATGCCTGGATGGAAAAGTATCCTTGGATACCAGGAAGATCCCGCGTTCCCGGTACGAGTTTGACCAGTGACGAGAAAAAACAAATTGAGCAAAAGCTCCCAGATAATCTTCCTGATGCCAAGTTAGTTACCTCATTTGAATTTATGGAGTTAATTGACTTTCTTCATAAGCGATCGCAGGAAGAGCTACCCCCTAGCCATCAGATGCCCTTGAGTGAAGCATTAGCCGAACATATTAAGCGTCGTCTACTGTATTCAGGAACGGTAACACGCATTGATTGTCCCTGGGGAATGCCCTTTTATGCTCTCACCCGTCCGTTCTATGCTCCAGCCGATGATCAAGAACGTACATACACAATGGTCGAGGACACGGCTCGGTATTTCCGGATGATGAAATATTGGGCAGAGCGGAAACCAAACACAATGCGGGCTGTGGAAGAATTGGATATTCCACCTGATTGGATTGAGCCAGCAATGGAGGAACTAGATGAAATTATCCGGTCTTGGGGTGATAAATATCACAAAGAAGGCGGAGTCCCGATGATCTTACAGATGGTTGTTGGTAATAAAGATGAATAG